DNA sequence from the Malus domestica chromosome 06, GDT2T_hap1 genome:
GGTGCCTgcgtattttctaagattgatttgaggtcgGGTTActatcaattgaagattaagaacgaagatgtccctaaaactgcattcaggactcgatatggtcattatgagtttcttgtgatgccattcgggttaactgATGCACTagcagcttttatggatttcATGAATCTAGTATTCTAGCCATATTTGGACAattttgttattgtcttcattgacgatattcttGTATACTTTAAGTCTAAGGTTGAACATGCTAGACATCTTAAATTGGTGTTGAAAAGTTTAAGGGAACACCagttatatgctaagtttagcaaatgtcaattttggttgaatcaagtggcatttttgggacatgtcatttctgctcaaggcattcaagtggattctcaaaAAAGTGGtagctgtggagaattgggagcaacctcgaatcGTCaccgaggtacggagttttcttggcctagcaggctattatagacagttcgttaaggatttttcagtgattgcATTGCCATTGATGAGGTTGACccggaaggatgttaagtttgagtgggatgataattgtgagcaaagttttcagtagttgaagtattatctcactcatgcacctgttctaGCACTCCAAGATGATAATGGTAATTTTGAAGTatatagtgatgcttctttgaatggtttgggttttgtattaatgcaacatggtagggtgattgcttatgcttcgagacaattgacacctcatgagaagaattaccctactcatgatttggagttagcggctatcatctttgctttgaagatttggagacattatctttacggtgagaaatgtaagatcttcacagatcataagaatcttcagtatctttttactcaaAGAGATCTCAATCTTCGGTAGCGGAGGTGGATTAAGCTACTTAGTGcatatgattgcacgattgagtatcatcctgATCGTGCAAATTTAGTggcggatgcacttagtaggaagactccagctagacttaatgccatctatgattgtcatgttcctcttcttgcggatttgaggtccactggagtggagttaggagtggaagatcgaaaggaagccttgcttgctaattttcaagttaggccaattttaattgatcgtgtgctcGAGGCCCATATGAATGAGGaagagacccaggaaataattcaagcaaggaatcaagggaagaagaaagatttcaggattcgagaaactgatggtatgcttatgtaGGAAAACAGAATGTATGTGTTGAATAATgcacatatttcggcatatgcgatgcatccaggaggcaccaagatttatcataccattcgaccattttattattggccgggtatgaaaagggaaattgctgAATATGTGACTAGAtgtgccatttgccaacaagttaaagctgaaaggaagaagccgtttgggttgatgcagcTGCTTCCCATTCCACAGTGGAagtgggaaaatattactatggattttgtgtacaagcttccttgtACATAAAATGGATATGACGACATTTGGGtggtagttgatcggcttactaagtcagcacattttattttagtgagggaaaaatatttgttaagccgattagctaagttgttcatatcgaagattgtgaagtaccatggcATTCTAGTTAATATTATCTCGGATTAGGACCatagatttacttccaagttctgggTAGCATTTCAGGAAGTTCTTGGTATGAGATTCCTTTATAGTACGTCATATCATCCCCAGACAGATGGGCAATCTCAGAGGACCATTCagacattagaagatatgctgagatcttTAACGATGCAGTTTGGCGatggttggcatgattgtttagatttgatggaattcgcctacaacaacagttaccattcaagtattggtatggcacTTTTTGAGGCACTTTACGAGAAATCTTATCGTACACctttatgttggtcagaggttggcaaaagagttttagtgggcctTGAGATTGTGGacgagactactcaaaatgttcaggtaattaagtttAACCTGAAGGCGGCccatgatcgacaaaagagcttaaCAGACAAGCATGCCATTGATCGGAagtataatgtaggtgattgggtatttcttaagctatcaccttggaaaggtgttgtgcggtttggaaagaaaggcaagttgagtcctaggtacattgtgtcgtatatgatcaccgagcgagtcggtgaggttgcatataggcttgagttgcctccagagttgtccaaAGTACATGATGTGTTCACATTTCGATGCTTCGTCATTATGTTGCAGACCCTTCTCaagtgattcctcctcaacctttggaaattaatccagatttgacttatgatgaagaacgagtgactattttggattggaaagataaggagTTGAGGAATAAGACAGTGCATTTGGTAAAAGTGTTGTGGAGAAATAATTCAGTGGAAGAAACTACTTGGGAGATAGAGGAttggatgagagagatgtatccacgcttgttttatgattattagtggatgtattTGTTGTGTataatttcgaggatgaaatttcaTAAGGTGGGTTagattgtcacaacccgtccctaaaCTTATTGTATTATATTCTCGATGAGGTGAATTGACAGAATTACCCCTGAGGGATAGATTGAATTATTGGAATTGGGCAAAaattttggatttatttttattgcCCTAGTTTATTTTGGTCAAGTTTAGACCTAATTTTTTATGGTGAGTGTTGTTTGATGATGTGTTAGTGTGAGGACcgcacacacacacccaaaagACCTCTCCCTCTTTCCCGTGCCTTCTTTCTCTCTTATTCCTCTAAGATTTTTTGCAGAAAACCGGTACAAACGTACGAACAAACTCCAAGCTTCCATTTCAAGCATGGATCGATGTCAAGAATGTAAGATTCAAATTCCTTGCAAGTCTCTGAGTtgatttatataatttttagaCCTTAAAACCTTCAAAAATCCTGAGAACTCGAAACCCAGATTTCATGCATTGTTCATGCACTAATTAATGTGAGGTTTTAGGATTTTTTAAAGgcatatgaagctttaaattgtcttcacgaagctcggagaataaaaatgaagtgatttggacgtcggaaagTTGAGATACGacgagttgcaggtttagcTGGAATATCAAAGGAATTTCCGGCAAGTTCCATCGGTTTTAGGACCTTTGaaaggtaaggttttgttctacttGTCCTAAGCTTCAAAATGGTTCAAGTTTCGTGGAATTTGGTTAAGATTTGGACAAGATATGAAGGTTTCCGTGATTTTTCCAGTTTCCGGTGAACGACGACAGCGACGGCGACCGATGAGGCTAACCGGAGAAGAAGatagaatatttcgtcaaagttgacggaatattctgatgTCATCAGGTAAAACTAACGGATTCTGTtactttttaacggaatattcctaacggcgtcaCTGTTACCGTCAGTGTGCTTGGCGCATGCCCGCGCGTGGGTGACGTGTGGGTAGTcggaaattttttataaaaatatggggatgttcatggagttgtgtagatcacgttggtatattcaaacacccaaTTTGAgtattgtatgagaagttattagccagttttgtctatgtttttaaaatgatgttttcatagttatttcgcatatagggttGACTTATCTCGAGGACGAGCGCGGTCAAGGGTGActcaggggctacgacccttcgacatacaagtgagtgggcttttggttttcagtatatacttatacttgatattttcccataaaatgtgtttaaatgaaagtatgcgttgaatgccatgcatataaatttatattttgtatataaAATAGTATATGACGCATgttatataattgtggtgctatgGACGCTCAGGTAGGTCCAGGTgagttatgaattgtgaatgtgaattaAAGTTGTGATTAATTAAGAAACATTAAGCTCATAAACCTGtacttagggtgattgtgatttagctacAGATATGGCATAGGCCTGTTAtgaatgtcacctcccgcaccatatgctcacattggatccaatttagatgCACAGTCTTctcgtacagaccatcataggtggttccgactcgtaggtgacttgcgattgATCGCCCAGCTATCATGAGAGTGTGGTATTGAACATAATTGTATTACACTCAATATTGTCATACAgacctttttagtggttccgactcgtgtacaatgtagtgccgtataggtcattgtagtgactccggctacaTTAACTATTGAGTTATGAATTGAGCTGTACAGACATatgcaggggttccggctaatatgttattttccttgaatttattctcacctgaattacttattctatttttttgttttggcatggcatacttatgaatatggttatgtgaagcatgatttgaattgagataattatatatattgatgCATATGTTATATTCTAACTCTGGGAAAatctatacatgttttacggcgaggggttagagcattttaatgatgaaatggttttgtaaaacatttgtttttgcccactcacattttctattttacgcccctccaggttttaggtataCTGCTGTTGGTGGCGTACGAGGATTCCGGTGGTTTTGACATAtataaataattgtaggacatcttatggtactgtataattagtactcgtcctactggactgcacctagactttctatgctctgagattaggagtatttacacttgtatctcattcttaacacttcctgtttattagtgcacattagtagctttcggtttttgtttttttgtataactcttatctttatcgcttccgccctgtgcacatggctatgtcaccctcacgtgacggctgacatgccttgatctcggttggggtgtgtcagcaTTACCCTTAACTTTCATAGTCTTTGCTGCAATGCATAAGCTTTTCACTTTGCAAGGGAAGAAGAACAACAATGAGAAACGACTCTTTGCAAGGGCAAAAGAAGAAGAGCGTTAGGGGAAGAGGAATAAATTTCCTctagtttctctctcttccttgttggaatgaagatttttttccaaatttatttaatcctcTGCTTAAGGTAGAATTAAATAGGTATTCGGGGTAATTGGTTTCGTTTTTCTAGAACAATCTATCTCCAAGTCAAAGAATGAGATCTACATCAAATTGGGAAACAACTCTACACACCCATGCAACTTAGGACTTCTACATCTACTGCCTTTTTCTACATGCAACCTAGTAGGTGTGGGCgcatttgtggagcctaaaataatcgtAAATAATCGTAAATATTCTAAAGGCGACTCGTGGACTTTTGCctaagaaagacaagattgtcCTCATTAAGCTTCTCAAATACTCCCATGCCCAGCTCACATTGCTGAAGGTCCCCGCAACTGAATACGACTGTCCACAGCTCACCTACCCTTGGCAAGGAAAAGTGatcaaagcattaaagataaagattagggtaaatctcagtttactactctCAAGTTTCGTGgctttcaacatttggtacatgaagtttttttcgtcctagagtcatacctaaagtgttaattttgggatagtCTTATACATCCATTAGTTTGGTTGTTAAATcagccgttaactgatgacatggTGCCCACGTGGATAATGACTAGGGGCCACATGTCAATATGGGGCCCATGTGAatattacaaaattaaaaaataaaaaaaataatatatatatatatatatatatatatatatatttcttggcGTCCTACCTCTTCACCTCCCGGTCGCCTTCTGCCATtgcccaaaccctaaacccctaaaTCCAGACCATTAAACAACATAATTATGTATCCCCCTTCTTACACCGTCCTTCAATTCCATCCCCCGCATACCtacccatttctctctctctctctcactcattatctctctctctctctctttctctttcgcATTTTTCTGGTTTTTTGGTGTAATGTAGGTGCTCCCCACTCGAGAAAAAGCGGAGAAGAATTGAAGAATAATGGCCAAGTGTCACTAAAATGATGTCGAAGATGACACTGAAATAATGTAGGTGCTCACCACCTCCTCCGGCCATTCTCGGCTTTGGACTTACAGGCAGAAGATGACACGACGAAGAGGAAGGAGGCGGCGAGCAAGGTGAGATTGCACACCAAGGAAgaattggaagccaaagccacgcTCATGATGCTTGGTGTCATTCCTCGACTCGTCCCCTTGCTTGACTCCAACGACGTTGTTTCTCAGATCGCGTGAGTTGAAACAAACCGACGAGTTACTGCCATGGAGGATGGTACAGGGAAGTCGACGAGTGACTTGAAACAAACCGAAATCTTCAAACCCCAACCCTAGCTCTTtggattttagggttttcaatCTTTGATTTCCAATTTCAGTTACTGCCATGGAAACCAACGAGGAAGATGCTTCCAAGGTGAACAAGCCTTCAATTTCACCCTAAGACGACGCTTTACCGTAGAGAGAGGTGATGGGGAGGGAATTAAAGGAGTGTGTAAGAATGGGGATACAGATATGGAGGATGGTGTAGGGAAGAGAAGGAGGGAGGGGGTTGGGAAGGAGGAGGAATGGGTTGGTGCCCagaatattgttttttttttaatttaatttttttttaatttttaatttttaatttttttatattcacgtgggcccatattgacacatggcacccagtcattgtccacgtgggcGCCACTTCATCGGTTAATGGCTTATTTAACAGCcaaactaacggatgtatgagattgtcccaaaattaacactttaggtatgactctgggacgaaaaaaacttcatgtatcaaatattgaaaaccaagaaacttaagggtagtaaactgagatttaccgTAAAGATTAATTATCCAagtcctatctttaatacattcccaattgaagattgactccattcaagtaagtaatccttatttaaatcaattagggatagtTACTCtgtatctcaagatattatttcctatttaatatcttgagaatatttttcCATAAACCTTGGCCTAGAGGATGTTgccatgtgtagggtaaaaccctaacaccaTGGCTGGCTCCTCTTCCTGTAAATACCTCCATCTCTACCAAATTTCGGTAAGCTTTTGCTACCCCTACAAGCGCTAAACACTTACTCTTtttcagagaaactaacttaggcatcgaagATCCATTAGCTTAACCCCCCCAACCttgtgggcacgtgaggcttaggtctttgatcaaaggtgttggttgttttgcaggtgcattttcgtccagACTAaagacggcggaaatttgcatcgacaataTGCATCACATATTCAGCGAAAATGAAATTATAGTAAAAGTGATCTACCTTAATCTTGAGTGTACTACCCGCAATAACTACACCACTTACAATCTTTTCACTAATATCTACTTGTACTTTGCAAGAAATAGCCCTAAACCATGGGAATGGTGCaccgagaaaagaaaaaacttagaTAAGTTGCAAAACTTGTGTGAGTGACAATATTACGACATAAATTAAAAATGTCCATTGATCCCAGTTTAAAACATCATTTcataaaatcctttgcatatataaaataatccCCACTCATAAATCTGGATTGAATCCACACAAGAATTCAACCGACTTTCATGATTGATCCACACATGCATTTAATCATCTCTTTCTTAGCCTCTCATGGATTTAATAAAATCATAGGGCATATGTAGCTATATAGTTTAAAGGTTCGCATTCCATAGCCTCTCATGGAACCAAATAAAAAGCATACACAAAGTAGGGCTCCAAAACCTATACCACTAAAGTGGTCATGCACCTTAACTTCGTTTTCTTAGAGctgtaaaataataaataaaattgaaaaaacaccTTGAATATAAAaatagaataaataaataataaatttcacGACGGGATATCACAAGATGAGTAACCTACAGCAAACATCGAGCTTCCATACTGAaatttaatagtttttcattcaatcaaagttttcaaatcaatgATTAATGTTTCAATCTAAGATTGTAGTTGTGGTCAATATCTCTTTGTTGACAAAAACATTTAGTAGTGGTTATGTGGAAAAAATTCCAATCAAAGTAGACACTAGAATTTCAGATGCATAGAAAAATAAAGCAAATGAGGAAATTTCAGAAACTTTCTAAGAAACAGAATTCAACAATCAACACTTCCAGATCTTGATGAAAAAAAGATTATCCACAGTAATTCATCAAGAAAACATGAATAATGACATCGGCCTTCAGAtacaattcatcaataatcaaGTAAATCAATTTGATAGAAACTAAACATTCAAAGCATCGACCTTCATCACAACATAAAACAATATTGTAAAATGCAGATAACCAACATAATgaatctaaaataaaaaaaccaaaattccaATTTTAGCTGAAATCTTGATTTGGAAGAGATAGAAACAACAACACCTTAGCTAATGAAGCAGCcacttcaaaaaaataaaaaattttgccAGACGAAACAACTTTGTTAGGTAAAAGCATCATTCATCACCAGAAACTTTAACTGATGGAGCTTCATCGGGCAAAAATGTCAGGTGAGAACTTACACCACGGATACACTATTTCGTCGGGTAAACAAAAGTTAACCCCATAAAGGTCGCCGTCGGGCGAGAGTAAATGACCCGAGTGGAAGTTATCTTACCCAACAAAATCTACCCCGTCGGCTAGGACATAACTAAATAATTTTGTGAGCTTAGCCTGACGGCATCGTCATCGGGTAAACTTTACCGGTAAACATTTTATGCGACGACACCTTCGTCtgactaagttttttttttaaattaaaagaagaattaaaaaaattaaataagtaTTTAAttctgaaataaaaaaaatgtggaaaaaaaatgttaaataaTTTATTCTATTCTAAATTTAGAAACTACTGTGCTGGGAGGCTTCTAGGACGACTGTTGAGGGGGGCGAGAGCTCCGGGAATGgttgttggggggggggggggtcctAGAATGGCTAGGGGAATGACTGCAAAAGCTGACAAGGAATGAGGTATGGCATTGAAGTACATGCGCACTAGACTTGGCTGATGTAAATCGAAATATTTTGTTGGTCTACCTCTATTTTGgggaaaatttgaatttttggaaaaaattAGGCATCTTTTTTTGGACATTACCCGATAGAATAGAAGCTTAGGTCGACATAATTTAGGATGTTGGGCCGACCAATTCAAGTATTCCATCGggcaaactttaaaaaatattatttattttattttgaatattaagTTCAAAAGGTTTAAAACAATCATCAAATTTGATGATCAGTTAAATTTGTTGTGTGCTTTCACTCTCAATTTGGGGCGTTGTAAAAGTTGGACAAACCCAGAGCAAAAAAGACCATTAAATCATGAACTTTAGTTTCTAACAATCAAATGGTTTCACCCCATTATCAAATCTCTGAGcgtgttttctgggtttttttcttttctttttcttttttttttgtgtgtaggAAATCTCAAAGTATACGCAAACATGTTTGGCAGTTGGTGAAGGAacaattttgtcctagctaagaacatgtgagaatatttgaatacatatgtaaactattaacacattaaagtaggcatacattaaaaaacaattcataaaacccatgactttcaaagcctagtatatggtgaaccaataaactctttaacaacattaaagagaaggaaagatttagagtttctttacccttgaagctcatccttgattacacaagggattcacccaagtggagggccttcaagtcacctccttgctccttggatcttccttgtgattttcctccttttgtgctcctttgcttctttgaggatttgaggatttgttctccaaaacatcaaaagcttgatatctctaagtctcttcaccaaggatgtgatgtgaagaggaaatggatgacttagggaagaagagattgctagctattccttccctaggtggccggcctctttagagaaaatgagagaaaattgtttcacctcatttcaccaagaaaaacccttaatgaaaataaagctataaaattgaatttatacttcatcacatgtgagtggcaaacttgtaattaatccaagtttgacacttctcaccctaatggccggccatatcaaattgattgggctaattgcccattttgttttagttgtcatacaacttaaacataatgagccttgtggaccaaaacgcttttgggccccgaaacccaaaaccaacatataagcctaatacgaacatttcgtataattaattaactaattaattaaccttgaccattcttcaattaaaccatttaattgcttatccatttcatttaatttcttcaccaacatccttactcggtgtacgatccattaggttccatttagcgaggtagtgggcgattgttactcttaacgatcgattgtgaattgaaaccacatttcaattctcccttaaaattaatgttttctaatctttagggcttccacaaaccatgagtgacacctagcagcatatcatggttacccaagctaagtagaagtggttggataacctatccagttacaactacaatgcaatacggtcattctctaatacaatactcttaatcacattgttttaggtgatagtttgtttcatgtctactatccaatgtgatacttatctatatgattcaattgaatatgatttggaacaaacttcctaagtcatattcatatgctttggccaaagactctcgaatcatatcttagagtattctccttccaccatggaaggttagagattccttgttgtgcattcatatgcctacatgactaggtagcttgaccacaacaatgccgtggacactccaatggaatgcctttgacatgatcaaagatcaaggacctaaccattagacatctatgatgcctcaggtcaaaggactactttgcatattgcaactttcaagttcttacatgacatgtatgctcgaactctcttttgattgttgttcaatgtactcgatcactctttcgagcacctatgtgtttgccttagtatccaacactaaatgacatgagactagtcatactcacgcttgagtcgacataacacatactaaccttagcagattgtcaatgcccaattggcaatcctatggctaggaacgttttaggaatgaatataagagaaaggtctcgataatctaacttacttaaatcacttatctcttagatcaaatacattccttggattcccttattgcttaaacacatgatacaataaatagtgattaacaataagctttgcccttcattaaacatataaaagtttaatacaataagtattccaaaagctattacatcaaatgagtggctttgtgggcatacttccaacagttgGATCgtggaaactagtttcgtagaatgtgtgtCCCCTTGTAAAGAGTCGATTCCATAATGCTTAGTGTGAAGTCTAGAATTATTGTTTGCCTTTCCTGGTCAAATCTTGTAAATTGTACCACACATCCTCTAGATAGTTTTAGGGTTAAAATGCTTCTTTTGCGATCATGTTGCTACAAATATTCATCTCAAGAGCTTAACCTCTcacttcaaatgtttgttcattcATGTGCATTTCATGCTAACATTTCTAGTTTATTCTGTCTAGTCAAAATTTCCTACTACTTTCCAGTTTGCTGGTACACACTTTAAGACACCTAACATGTTTAGGGTTCATTTGTTTTTGGGGCTGAGATTGGAAAAGTTTTTTAGAGCTTTATTTTTCATCTCCATCTCAGATCTCCTAGGAACATCAAGCATATTTTATGGGTAATGTTCTTCATCGAATGTTTCTAAATCTATCTTCAAAATTGCTTGCttaaatttgttttctatgTTCATTTGTTTTGGCTAGGAGTTTTACATTCTTAGAAAAGAGTTGTTTTAGCTTTGAGTTGCCTTTTTGAGTTCATCATCAGAAACCCTAGCTACAAAATCACACTCATGCACTAAACTCCCAAATCGTTGCATATTAGGGTAGCATTGTCATTGTGATTTTGTTTTAAGATTGTGGTCAaatttttcaagtttcaaatcTTCAAACTGACCTCTTTTTAGATTAGCGTCAGTTTCATTTTTCAAGTGTTTAACTGGTGAAAATGACTAGACATTTGAAACTAGATCTGCATATCATTTTTATATCATTATATGCATAGTTTGTGTGTTGGTCTCAGGGCCACAAGGTGAAAAGTTCATGAGGAGTTGCCATTTTGTGAAGATTGGAGATGACATGATTTTTCAGTTCCACAAGGTGAAGAGCTTAGGAGGAGCTACCACTTCATGAAGACTGAAGGAATTCGTCTCATGTAAGGGAAGGTTGCACAAAAGTAAAGCTGCTCCATAGACTAGGTCTAGGAATTGAGCTCTGCGTGGTACTTTGTAAGAATcttgtttacactagtggattggacttAGTGGAGAGTCCTTGATTTTTTAACCTAGAGGTGGGTTTTTCTGACAAAAAACTACTTGGGTTCTTAGTCTCTTAAGCTTGTCCACGTATCTTTTTacttgcatatgtttcatgcattCTATGATTTGTTATGTTCTATGTGTTAGAGACTAAGTTTACACTACATATTATAAGCAATGAACTAAATTATTGTTGACTAGGATAACTTGTAGTGAACTAAGTTTGATTCATAGATTTGTGTTTGATTAATTGACAAATCTGTACTTAGTTGACTGGTGAGCTTGACTAGTCAATCCAGTAtactttaatttataattactTTGTCATTGTTGTTTGCATAATGATCTAATATGTAAATGTGGTCCAAGCTTAGGAATTATTGCTATGAAACTAATTTGGGCAGACTCTGATTAGTTGAACGTATTGGTTAGTTAGGTTTTGTTCTTGCAACTGAACTTTATATCACTGACTCACTTGTAACTAGTTGACTAGCTCATTTGACTTGTCTATTATGCAaagttaatttttatttgtaggATATTCTGCCTAGTACCCAAtttcaattggtatcagagctttgcTTTTGACATACATGGAGTGATCTCTCGGAGTTACTGGTATTGGGTGGAATCTAAGCATGGATCCTGGTCGTGTTGTGGGATCTTGTAATTCACCTTTGTTTTTAAAAGCACAAGATTCAAATGCAGTTGATTACCTCACCCTTGAATGGAGGGCTCCTTGAAGGATTATGGATGGTAAATCTATAGTAAAAGCAAACTGTGATTGGACCCAAGGTGAAGTTACATCAGCCATGGTTAATAGGAGAGTAGGGAATGCTATTCACTACCATCTCACTGACTCAATTTGACTACATTCGATATTGCACAACGGCAATACATGCATGGGATAAAGTTAGACTTATTCATGATGGTTACAAGTAAGTAAGGGAA
Encoded proteins:
- the LOC139196801 gene encoding uncharacterized protein: MQFGDGWHDCLDLMEFAYNNSYHSSIGMALFEALYEKSYRTPLCWSEVGKRVLVGLEIVDETTQNVQVIKFNLKAAHDRQKSLTDKHAIDRKYNVGDWVFLKLSPWKGVVRFGKKDPSQVIPPQPLEINPDLTYDEERVTILDWKDKELRNKTVHLVKVLWRNNSVEETTWEIEDWMREMYPRLFYDY